In a genomic window of Candidatus Competibacteraceae bacterium:
- a CDS encoding polysaccharide biosynthesis/export family protein — protein MSQHVRILTLLCCLLASACVSPLRPEEQQPLGFEMWRDELPDYGFLPGDELDVKLIYNPEFSDRVIVSPDGLIHLSLIGSVKVLDRTPGDIAEELRQRYATEFRHPEAIVVPRMFSSEIIYVGGEVQRAGVLKLAHRMGVLEGVLEAGGFRETARMDRVILLRRTRQGKPMLKVVNVRRIIEGGTEQDVPLRRFDMIYVPRSDLAEVNLWLHQLIYNNLALSTNFGYTINRNTRTQY, from the coding sequence ATGTCCCAACACGTTCGCATTCTGACCCTGCTTTGCTGCCTGCTGGCCAGCGCTTGCGTCTCTCCGCTCCGTCCTGAAGAACAGCAGCCGCTCGGCTTTGAGATGTGGCGCGACGAGCTTCCAGACTACGGTTTCCTGCCGGGCGACGAGTTGGATGTCAAACTGATTTATAACCCGGAGTTCAGCGACCGCGTGATCGTCTCGCCGGATGGCTTGATCCATTTGTCGTTGATCGGCTCGGTCAAGGTGCTGGACCGCACGCCCGGCGATATCGCCGAGGAGTTGCGCCAGCGTTACGCTACCGAGTTTCGCCACCCGGAAGCGATCGTGGTCCCTCGCATGTTCAGTTCCGAAATCATTTATGTCGGCGGCGAAGTCCAGCGGGCCGGCGTCCTCAAACTGGCGCACCGCATGGGCGTGCTGGAAGGAGTGCTGGAAGCGGGCGGTTTCCGCGAAACCGCTCGCATGGACCGGGTGATCCTGCTCCGTCGCACCCGTCAAGGCAAACCGATGCTGAAAGTGGTGAACGTGCGGCGGATCATCGAGGGCGGCACCGAACAGGACGTGCCGCTGCGGCGTTTCGATATGATTTACGTACCGCGCTCCGACCTCGCCGAGGTCAACCTCTGGCTCCACCAACTGATTTACAACAATCTCGCGCTTTCAACCAACTTCGGCTACACCATCAACCGCAACACTAGAACGCAGTATTAG
- a CDS encoding lipopolysaccharide biosynthesis protein, with translation MAPPGLQRLLAGYLPVNLLQAAITLGAVMVFSRLLTPAEYGHYALATTLMLWVQTLLFYWLQTGISRFHDTARDAGRLPRLLATAYVAAILMVILLGGIGLIVAEFSVYRPLILAGLAALLARSLFAVGLDFHRAAHRVRRYAWLEGVQYLLSLLLGVLFAIYLDWGAPAPLLGLALGNLAVLLADIPYLARQTEGLAWSRDDLRLLAGYGLPLTFSFLFGLVVAGSDRFFIAWLMDESAVGVYAVAYALADRTLTILFNWVGMATVPLAFSALASSGENAARQVMSDAAKSLILLALPAAVGLAAAAAPLAVVVVGPDFRATTAHIVPWIALAGLLNGAMVHYAAHAFLITRRTRALLGTTVLAAAVNVTLNVLLIPVWGLNGAIAATIVAYAVGLGARLLLMRTRFPIPLALPDLMKGLAACALMWAVLAAIPWPPTWAGLLAAVATGMACYGVAALLLNVSGVRRWVPARWFDWGSS, from the coding sequence ATGGCGCCACCCGGACTCCAGCGCCTGCTCGCGGGCTACCTGCCGGTCAATCTGTTGCAGGCCGCGATCACCCTGGGGGCGGTCATGGTGTTCAGCCGGCTGCTGACGCCGGCGGAGTACGGCCATTATGCGCTGGCCACCACCTTGATGCTCTGGGTCCAAACCCTGCTGTTCTACTGGCTGCAAACCGGCATCTCCCGCTTCCACGATACCGCCCGCGACGCCGGGCGGCTGCCGCGCCTGTTGGCCACTGCATATGTTGCCGCCATCCTGATGGTGATACTGCTCGGCGGGATCGGGTTGATCGTTGCGGAATTCAGCGTCTATCGCCCCTTGATCCTAGCGGGTCTGGCGGCGCTGCTGGCGCGGTCGCTGTTCGCGGTCGGACTGGATTTTCACCGGGCGGCGCATCGGGTGCGCCGTTACGCCTGGCTGGAAGGCGTGCAGTACCTTCTCAGCCTGTTGCTGGGCGTGCTTTTTGCCATCTATTTGGATTGGGGCGCGCCCGCGCCGTTGTTGGGGTTGGCGCTGGGCAATTTGGCGGTCCTGCTGGCGGATATCCCTTATCTGGCGCGCCAAACGGAGGGTCTGGCCTGGTCGCGGGACGATTTGCGGCTGCTGGCGGGTTATGGATTGCCGTTGACCTTTTCCTTCTTGTTCGGGCTGGTGGTGGCGGGCTCCGACCGTTTCTTCATCGCGTGGTTGATGGATGAAAGCGCGGTGGGCGTCTACGCCGTCGCCTATGCCCTGGCCGATCGCACCTTGACCATACTGTTCAATTGGGTGGGGATGGCGACCGTGCCGCTGGCGTTTTCCGCGCTGGCCAGCAGCGGGGAAAACGCAGCGCGCCAGGTCATGAGCGATGCCGCCAAAAGCCTGATTCTCTTGGCCTTGCCCGCGGCGGTCGGTCTGGCCGCCGCCGCCGCGCCGCTGGCGGTGGTGGTGGTCGGCCCCGATTTTCGGGCCACTACGGCCCACATCGTGCCCTGGATCGCGTTGGCGGGCCTGCTGAACGGCGCGATGGTCCATTACGCCGCCCATGCCTTTCTGATCACCCGCCGCACCCGAGCTTTGCTGGGAACGACCGTGCTGGCGGCGGCGGTCAACGTCACCCTCAACGTGCTGTTGATTCCAGTCTGGGGTTTGAACGGGGCCATTGCCGCCACCATCGTCGCCTATGCGGTCGGCTTGGGCGCGCGCTTGCTGCTGATGCGCACGCGTTTTCCCATTCCTCTAGCCTTACCGGATTTAATGAAGGGCCTCGCTGCTTGCGCGCTGATGTGGGCGGTGCTGGCGGCGATTCCCTGGCCGCCGACCTGGGCGGGTTTGCTGGCCGCCGTCGCGACCGGCATGGCGTGCTACGGGGTAGCGGCGCTGCTCTTGAATGTTTCCGGCGTGCGGCGCTGGGTGCCGGCGCGCTGGTTCGATTGGGGTTCTAGCTGA
- a CDS encoding polysaccharide deacetylase family protein, producing the protein MITALGADRWVRRWCGGRGAILMLHGLQESETADWRGNPGLTITSRQLTAIVETLRSESYELVSLDVALERLAAPRAGARFACLTFDDGYRDNYQLLYPLLRQLAAPATIYVTTGFIDGEAAAWWHGIEAILRRHPALDMSLADRHYSFFAATAAERDSAFQQTCDLLRKATPAARAKALSQLEQTYEIDFRVIDRERMMTWDMIREMAASGLVEFGAHTVTHPVLRDLPQAEARLEMIQSRQRLEIQLERTIRHFAYPYGDPSSVDPAVAALARDCGFASAVLAYGGPLHAGAGLHALPRIPFGGGDTAEDLRIRLSGARAALAPAYE; encoded by the coding sequence TCAAGAGTCTGAGACAGCGGATTGGCGAGGAAATCCGGGCCTGACCATCACCAGCCGCCAACTGACCGCCATCGTGGAGACCTTGCGCTCGGAAAGCTACGAGCTGGTTTCGCTCGATGTCGCTCTGGAGCGTCTGGCCGCGCCGCGCGCCGGTGCCCGCTTCGCCTGTCTGACCTTCGATGATGGCTACCGGGATAATTACCAACTGCTCTATCCCTTGTTGCGCCAGTTGGCCGCGCCGGCCACGATTTACGTCACCACCGGTTTCATCGATGGCGAGGCCGCGGCCTGGTGGCACGGCATCGAAGCCATTCTCCGTCGTCATCCGGCGCTCGACATGTCTTTGGCGGACCGGCATTATTCGTTTTTCGCCGCCACGGCAGCGGAGCGCGATTCGGCTTTCCAACAGACGTGCGACTTGTTACGGAAAGCCACCCCGGCCGCTCGCGCCAAGGCGCTGTCACAACTGGAACAAACTTACGAGATCGATTTTAGGGTGATCGATCGGGAACGGATGATGACGTGGGACATGATCCGGGAAATGGCCGCCAGCGGCCTGGTCGAATTCGGAGCGCATACGGTCACCCATCCGGTGCTGCGCGACCTACCGCAAGCCGAGGCGCGTCTGGAAATGATCCAGAGCCGGCAGCGGCTGGAAATCCAACTGGAGCGGACCATCCGCCATTTTGCCTATCCTTACGGCGATCCGTCGTCGGTGGACCCAGCGGTTGCGGCGCTCGCGCGCGACTGCGGTTTCGCCAGCGCCGTCCTGGCCTACGGCGGCCCGCTACACGCCGGCGCTGGCTTGCACGCCTTACCGCGCATCCCCTTCGGCGGCGGCGATACGGCGGAGGACTTACGGATTCGTTTGAGCGGGGCTAGAGCCGCGCTCGCACCCGCTTATGAGTAG